From the Oleiharenicola lentus genome, one window contains:
- a CDS encoding FAD-dependent oxidoreductase, protein MRTAKSAIICGGGIVGLCTAYYLAREGLAVTVVERQSGPGHDHCALGSAGYVSPSHVIPLAAPGMVWKGLKWMMDSRSPFYIQPRLDTELMRWGWLFWRASNRRHVARAAPLLRDLCLQSRALYEELDDLTGDRSGFRKDGLLNLCRTQESLDDEANGLARVANELGVEAQVLNSTQTAALGLGVKLDIAGSVYFPIDAHLTPAKFCAALSGLLAEMGVRFRWNTTIFGWRVVGQRVSAAQTTSGDLIADEFVLTGGSWSGGMAAGLGLRLPMQAGKGYSLTLPAPRFRVTKPFILKERRVAVTPMGNTLRFGGTMEIAGHNDRVRPERVEQIIAAVNAYLPEFSAADFAGVRPWFGYRPVSPDGLPYIGRFGQYRNLATACGHAMLGVTLAPGAGRLLAEVICERKPSVDLTLLNPDRYA, encoded by the coding sequence ATGCGCACCGCAAAATCGGCCATCATCTGCGGCGGCGGCATCGTGGGCCTTTGCACCGCCTATTACTTGGCGCGGGAGGGGCTCGCCGTCACGGTGGTGGAACGGCAGTCCGGTCCGGGGCATGATCACTGCGCGCTGGGCAGCGCGGGTTACGTCTCGCCGAGCCACGTTATCCCGCTGGCCGCGCCGGGCATGGTCTGGAAGGGGCTGAAGTGGATGATGGATTCGCGCAGCCCGTTCTACATCCAGCCGCGACTCGACACGGAGCTGATGCGCTGGGGCTGGCTGTTCTGGCGCGCCAGCAACCGCCGGCATGTGGCCCGCGCCGCACCCCTCCTGCGCGACCTTTGCCTGCAAAGCCGCGCGCTCTACGAGGAACTCGACGACCTCACCGGCGACCGCTCGGGGTTCCGCAAGGACGGGCTGCTCAATCTCTGCCGCACCCAGGAGAGCCTCGACGACGAGGCGAACGGCCTCGCGCGCGTCGCCAATGAACTGGGCGTCGAGGCCCAGGTGCTGAACTCAACGCAGACCGCCGCACTCGGCCTCGGCGTGAAGCTCGACATCGCGGGCTCGGTCTATTTTCCGATCGACGCCCATCTCACACCGGCGAAGTTCTGCGCGGCACTCTCCGGTTTGCTCGCGGAGATGGGCGTGCGGTTCCGTTGGAACACGACGATCTTCGGCTGGCGCGTGGTGGGGCAGCGTGTCTCCGCCGCCCAGACCACCTCAGGCGACTTGATTGCCGACGAGTTTGTGCTGACGGGGGGTTCATGGTCCGGCGGCATGGCGGCCGGACTCGGTCTGCGCCTGCCGATGCAGGCAGGCAAGGGCTACAGCCTCACGCTGCCCGCTCCGCGTTTCCGTGTCACGAAGCCCTTCATCCTGAAGGAGCGGCGCGTGGCCGTCACGCCGATGGGCAACACGCTGCGCTTCGGCGGCACGATGGAAATCGCCGGACACAACGACCGCGTGCGCCCCGAGCGCGTGGAGCAGATCATTGCCGCGGTGAACGCCTACCTGCCGGAGTTCAGCGCCGCCGACTTTGCCGGTGTGCGGCCATGGTTCGGCTACCGCCCGGTATCGCCTGACGGGTTGCCTTATATCGGCAGGTTCGGACAATACCGCAACCTAGCCACCGCCTGCGGGCACGCCATGCTGGGCGTCACGCTCGCTCCCGGGGCAGGGCGCCTGCTCGCGGAGGTCATCTGTGAACGCAAACCGTCCGTGGATCTGACTTTGCTTAATCCGGATCGTTACGCATAA
- a CDS encoding tetratricopeptide repeat protein — MPRPVQPPSSPAASVGLPVAVWFGVILLAVLVAYGPALRGDFLWDDTGHVTHPELSSLGGLFRIWFEPGATQQYYPLLHSAFWLEYQIWGEAPAGYHLVNVLWHSLSACLLIVLLRRVSVPGATLAGLVFALHPVCVESVAWISEQKNTLSTVFYLAAALAWLRFEDDRKPARYAVTTLWFSAALLTKTVTATLPAALLVLAWWRRGRLSWRGDVLPLLPWLALGVAAGLGTVWFEANHIGAQGDDFALSGVERGLLAGRVVWFYLGKLVWPAGLAFFYPRWTIDTGAWWQWLFPLSALGALAAAVWWSRRDRGPLAAALLYGGTLFPVLGFVNVYPFVFSFVADHFQYLASLGMIAFLTAVSVRGFALLRVPSWSGPVVAVGLLLLLGGLTWRQSAHYRDVFALYEATLARNPDSWVAHLNLGTALDDAGRPEEALPHLQRALELKPNFPETLNSLGNVLNQLGRPAEARPLLEKALQLQPRFATAHNALGVTLMALGQSDAGIAAFEQALANNPGLTPARVNLGWALANNGRTDAALEQFAIARRQQPDFADAELKTGLTYVLTRRLAEALPHVRRAVELQPDNADMRHILGVILLDLRRPAEAAEQFETALELNPAHPGARAGLEQLYRLQSR; from the coding sequence TGCCCCGCCCCGTTCAGCCGCCATCATCCCCTGCTGCCTCGGTCGGATTACCGGTCGCGGTTTGGTTCGGGGTGATCCTGCTCGCCGTCCTTGTCGCCTACGGACCGGCGCTGCGCGGTGATTTCCTCTGGGACGACACCGGCCATGTCACCCACCCGGAGCTGAGTTCGCTGGGCGGCCTGTTCCGCATCTGGTTCGAGCCCGGGGCCACGCAGCAGTATTATCCGCTGCTGCATTCGGCATTCTGGCTGGAATACCAGATTTGGGGCGAAGCCCCGGCCGGCTATCATCTGGTCAACGTGCTCTGGCATTCGCTGTCCGCTTGCCTGTTGATCGTGCTCCTTCGGCGGGTTTCAGTGCCCGGCGCGACGCTGGCCGGGCTGGTCTTCGCATTACACCCGGTCTGCGTCGAGTCCGTCGCCTGGATTTCCGAGCAGAAGAACACGCTCTCCACCGTTTTCTACCTCGCGGCGGCTCTGGCCTGGCTGCGCTTTGAGGACGACCGAAAACCGGCACGCTACGCCGTCACCACGCTCTGGTTTTCGGCCGCGCTGCTGACAAAAACGGTCACCGCCACCCTGCCCGCCGCCCTCCTCGTGCTCGCTTGGTGGCGTCGCGGACGCCTCTCCTGGCGCGGCGACGTGTTGCCGCTCCTGCCGTGGCTCGCGCTCGGGGTGGCCGCAGGACTTGGAACCGTATGGTTCGAGGCGAACCATATCGGCGCTCAGGGAGATGACTTTGCCCTGAGTGGCGTCGAACGCGGACTGCTCGCCGGCCGTGTCGTCTGGTTCTACCTTGGAAAACTGGTCTGGCCGGCCGGGCTCGCCTTCTTCTACCCGCGCTGGACCATCGATACCGGAGCCTGGTGGCAATGGCTGTTCCCGCTCTCCGCCCTCGGTGCGCTGGCCGCCGCCGTGTGGTGGAGCCGGCGCGACCGCGGACCGCTGGCCGCCGCGCTCCTCTACGGCGGCACTCTGTTCCCCGTCCTCGGATTCGTGAACGTCTATCCCTTCGTTTTCTCCTTTGTGGCGGACCACTTCCAGTATCTGGCGAGCCTGGGGATGATCGCGTTTCTCACCGCCGTCTCGGTCCGCGGCTTCGCGCTGCTGCGCGTTCCAAGCTGGAGCGGCCCGGTCGTCGCCGTTGGCCTGTTGCTGCTGCTCGGCGGCCTCACCTGGCGGCAAAGCGCCCACTACCGCGACGTGTTCGCGCTCTACGAAGCCACGCTCGCGCGCAACCCTGACAGCTGGGTGGCGCACCTCAACCTCGGCACCGCCTTGGACGATGCCGGCCGGCCCGAAGAAGCCCTGCCCCACCTGCAACGCGCGCTGGAGCTGAAGCCGAACTTCCCAGAAACGCTCAACAGCCTCGGCAACGTGCTCAACCAACTCGGCCGGCCCGCCGAAGCGCGTCCGCTGCTGGAGAAAGCCCTGCAACTCCAGCCGCGCTTCGCCACCGCGCACAACGCCCTTGGCGTCACGCTCATGGCCCTCGGGCAGAGCGACGCCGGAATTGCCGCCTTCGAGCAGGCGCTGGCGAACAACCCGGGGCTGACACCCGCCCGCGTGAATCTCGGCTGGGCCCTGGCCAACAACGGTCGCACCGATGCCGCGCTTGAGCAGTTCGCAATCGCGCGGCGCCAGCAGCCTGATTTCGCCGATGCCGAGCTGAAGACCGGTCTGACATACGTCCTGACCCGGCGCCTGGCCGAAGCCCTCCCGCATGTACGCCGGGCCGTGGAGCTACAGCCGGACAACGCCGATATGCGCCACATCCTCGGCGTCATTCTGCTCGATCTCCGTCGCCCGGCTGAAGCTGCCGAGCAATTTGAAACCGCGCTGGAGCTGAATCCCGCCCACCCCGGCGCCCGCGCCGGACTCGAGCAGCTCTATCGTCTGCAGTCGCGCTGA
- a CDS encoding aldehyde dehydrogenase (NADP(+)), with amino-acid sequence MKPDGGSLIGFGSSGAGGATFKAFDPAKNTPLEPSFLSATVTDVNRAAELAASAAPGLARLSGADRGKFLRAIAANLEAKADDLVARAMLETALPEMRLKGEVARTVGQLRLYAQAAETGSWLDARIETAQPERKPLPKPDHRSLLRPLGPVVVFGSSNFPFAYSVAGGDTASAFAAGCPVIVKAHPAHPGTSELTGRLILHAVRDCGLPEGTFSLLFDAGFEVGQALVKHPLVKAVGFTGSVKGGRALADLGAARPEPIPVYAEMGSVNPVFILPGAIAERASALVDGLHASSTLGVGQFCTNPGLIVLQRSPQAEQFVKDLATKLSGTPGGVMLTAGIAKTYATNTAARAKQPGVKVVAQGKAVGGCGAAPVWFEADAMSFLGNHALGEEIFGPSSLVVWCKDAAEMRRVAASVEGSLTATVHAGAGEAKANGELIEILATKAGRLVLNGYPTGVEVSHAIVHGGPYPSTSDGGRTTSVGTRAIGRWARPVCYQGFSDDLLPVELQNANPLGVWRLVNGELTKTPVA; translated from the coding sequence ATGAAACCAGACGGCGGCTCCCTCATCGGCTTCGGTTCCAGCGGCGCAGGCGGCGCCACCTTCAAGGCCTTCGATCCGGCGAAAAACACGCCGCTCGAACCCTCGTTCCTCTCGGCCACCGTGACTGACGTGAACCGGGCCGCCGAGCTGGCGGCCAGTGCGGCCCCGGGCCTGGCCCGCCTTTCCGGAGCGGATCGCGGCAAGTTTCTTCGTGCCATCGCGGCCAACCTTGAGGCCAAGGCCGACGATCTCGTGGCCCGCGCCATGTTGGAAACCGCCCTGCCCGAGATGCGCCTCAAGGGCGAAGTCGCCCGCACGGTTGGGCAACTCCGGCTTTACGCCCAGGCGGCCGAGACCGGCAGCTGGCTCGACGCGCGCATCGAGACGGCCCAGCCGGAGCGCAAGCCGCTGCCCAAGCCCGACCATCGCTCGCTGCTCCGCCCGCTCGGTCCGGTGGTGGTATTCGGTTCCAGCAATTTCCCCTTCGCCTACTCGGTCGCGGGCGGGGACACCGCCTCGGCCTTCGCCGCGGGTTGCCCCGTCATCGTCAAAGCGCATCCCGCGCACCCGGGCACCAGCGAACTCACCGGCCGGCTGATTCTTCACGCCGTGCGCGACTGCGGGCTGCCCGAGGGCACGTTCTCACTGCTGTTCGATGCGGGTTTCGAGGTTGGCCAGGCGCTGGTGAAACACCCGCTGGTCAAGGCGGTGGGCTTCACCGGTTCAGTCAAGGGCGGCCGGGCGCTCGCCGATCTGGGCGCGGCGCGGCCGGAGCCGATCCCGGTCTATGCGGAGATGGGCAGTGTTAACCCCGTGTTCATCTTGCCCGGTGCGATCGCGGAACGGGCCTCGGCGCTGGTGGACGGTCTGCACGCCTCGAGCACGCTCGGCGTCGGCCAGTTCTGCACCAACCCCGGCCTCATCGTGCTCCAGCGTTCGCCGCAGGCGGAGCAGTTCGTGAAGGATCTGGCCACAAAACTGTCCGGCACGCCCGGAGGCGTGATGCTGACCGCCGGCATCGCCAAAACTTATGCGACCAACACCGCGGCGCGGGCGAAGCAGCCCGGCGTGAAGGTCGTCGCGCAGGGCAAGGCCGTCGGCGGCTGCGGAGCCGCGCCCGTGTGGTTTGAAGCGGATGCGATGAGCTTCCTCGGCAACCACGCACTCGGGGAGGAAATCTTCGGGCCGAGCTCGCTAGTCGTCTGGTGCAAGGACGCCGCCGAGATGCGACGCGTGGCCGCCAGCGTCGAAGGCTCGCTCACGGCGACGGTCCACGCGGGTGCCGGCGAGGCGAAGGCCAATGGCGAGTTGATCGAGATTCTTGCCACCAAGGCCGGCCGCCTCGTGCTCAACGGCTACCCCACGGGCGTCGAGGTCAGCCACGCCATCGTGCACGGCGGTCCGTATCCCTCGACGAGCGACGGCGGCCGCACGACCTCGGTCGGCACCCGGGCCATCGGACGCTGGGCCCGTCCGGTCTGCTACCAGGGCTTCTCTGACGATCTGCTGCCCGTGGAGCTGCAAAACGCCAACCCCCTCGGCGTCTGGCGCCTTGTGAACGGCGAATTGACCAAAACGCCAGTAGCGTAA
- a CDS encoding proline racemase family protein, whose protein sequence is MAAFTQIKVLDTHTGGEPTRLVLDGGPDLGSGPLAERARRLQEKHRAFCQAVIGEPRGSDVFVGALLVEPHDQTCHFGVVFFNVSGPLSMCGHGVIGTVVALAHAGLVEPGLVRLDTPAGYIAAILGPNGEVTFDNVPAYRKEKDFTLYLPGVGDVQADLAWGGNWFCLIEKHDQRLETDNLTQLTSYCARIRQAVRDTGFPEIDHVALFGPAVRAGASSRNFVLCPSQAYDRSPCGTGTSAKLACLAADNKLAPGTEWVQESIVGSTFRAKYRRQGDKVVPTITGTAHVTADATLLLDPADPFAWGLR, encoded by the coding sequence ATGGCCGCCTTCACCCAAATCAAGGTCCTCGACACCCACACGGGCGGGGAACCGACGCGCCTCGTCCTCGACGGCGGCCCCGATCTCGGCTCTGGTCCGCTCGCGGAGCGGGCCAGGCGGTTGCAGGAGAAGCACCGGGCCTTCTGCCAGGCGGTCATCGGCGAACCGCGCGGTTCCGATGTCTTCGTGGGGGCGCTGCTCGTGGAGCCGCACGACCAGACCTGCCACTTCGGCGTGGTTTTCTTCAACGTCTCCGGTCCCCTCAGCATGTGCGGGCATGGCGTGATCGGCACCGTGGTGGCCCTGGCGCACGCCGGACTGGTCGAGCCGGGCCTCGTGCGCCTCGACACGCCCGCCGGTTACATCGCGGCGATTCTCGGCCCGAATGGCGAAGTGACCTTCGACAACGTGCCGGCCTACCGGAAGGAAAAGGACTTCACGCTCTACCTGCCCGGCGTCGGCGACGTGCAGGCTGATCTCGCGTGGGGCGGAAACTGGTTCTGCCTGATCGAAAAGCACGACCAGCGCCTCGAGACCGACAACCTGACGCAGCTGACCTCCTACTGCGCGCGCATCCGGCAGGCGGTGCGGGATACGGGATTCCCCGAGATCGACCACGTCGCACTTTTTGGCCCGGCGGTCCGGGCCGGGGCCAGCAGCCGGAATTTTGTGCTTTGCCCTAGCCAAGCCTACGATCGTTCGCCCTGCGGCACGGGCACCAGCGCCAAACTCGCCTGCCTCGCCGCCGACAACAAACTGGCGCCCGGCACCGAATGGGTGCAGGAAAGCATCGTGGGCAGCACGTTCCGGGCGAAATACCGCCGGCAGGGTGACAAGGTGGTGCCGACCATCACCGGCACGGCGCACGTGACGGCCGACGCCACACTGTTGCTCGATCCGGCCGATCCGTTTGCGTGGGGACTGCGCTGA
- a CDS encoding P-II family nitrogen regulator gives MKLIIAIIKPFKLDEVKEALSKAGVEGLTVTEVKGFGRQKGHTEIYRGSEYTVDFLPKVKIEVAVTDELLAPAIAAITGAAKTGKIGDGKIFVVPLEDVIRIRTEEHGSAAV, from the coding sequence ATGAAACTCATCATCGCCATCATCAAGCCGTTCAAACTGGACGAGGTCAAAGAGGCCCTGTCCAAGGCCGGGGTCGAGGGCCTCACCGTCACCGAGGTCAAGGGCTTCGGCCGCCAGAAGGGCCACACCGAGATCTACCGGGGCAGCGAATACACCGTGGACTTCCTGCCCAAGGTGAAGATTGAGGTCGCCGTGACCGACGAGCTGCTCGCGCCCGCCATCGCGGCCATCACCGGCGCCGCGAAAACCGGCAAGATCGGCGACGGCAAGATCTTCGTCGTGCCGCTCGAGGATGTCATCCGCATCCGCACCGAGGAGCACGGCTCCGCCGCCGTCTAA